In the bacterium genome, GTGCTTGACCAGGCCGGCGTCGGCCAGGACGGCGGCGTCGATCTCGAAGCCCTCCGCGTAGCGGTTCAGCATCTCGAGGTTCACGACCTGGTAGGTCTGACGGAAGATGTTCGTGAAACCGCGCTTGGGCAGCCGCCGGTTCAGGGGCATCTGGCCGCCCTCGAACCAGGCCGGGATGCCGCCGCCGGCGCGGGCCTTCTGGCCCTTGTGCCCGCGGCCGCCGGTCTTGCCCTGGCCGGACGCGGGGCCGCGGCCCCGGCGCTTGCGATCCTTGGTGGCGCCCTGCGGCGCGCCCAGGTTGTTCAGCTTGATCATGCCTACTTCACCTCTTCGAC is a window encoding:
- the rplO gene encoding 50S ribosomal protein L15; translation: MKLNNLGAPQGATKDRKRRGRGPASGQGKTGGRGHKGQKARAGGGIPAWFEGGQMPLNRRLPKRGFTNIFRQTYQVVNLEMLNRYAEGFEIDAAVLADAGLVKHADRPVKLLARGELTTKNLTIRVDRASQSAIDAVAAAGGKVYVVAGAAEATVESVETSE